The genomic window GTCTTTACAATTATCAAATACTTGGAAAGCAAAAAGAATGAAGGACACAAAACTATGACTGCAGTAAAAATACAGACCTCAATGGTAGAAAAAAAGCTTATGAAAAGCCTAAGTTACTATTATTGGGTATAATGAGCTGGCTACACACAGTTTAATGAGGCAAATCAAAGGGCAGGTTTTAAGAGATCCTGGGTGTGTTTTAAAATGGACACTAAGGGTATCAAAAGTGACCTGATCTTATTCTCCATTGGCCTCACATCTTCCCAACCACCTGCAAGCATCTCTCGTTCCACGTAGATTCTTTGTTGAAACTTCCAGTTACGTCAACTCAGCAGGTCTTGTAGCTACAAAATATAGGCAAATATTTAGGGATTGTTTTTTCTGATGATCACTGCCAAAAACCTACTTTCTTGAGAAAACTGACAGAAGTTGTGCTTGGTCACCATTTAGGAAAGAGATTCTTTATGGGAAcgatcagatttgcatttcatCATCACAGGCACTGCAGCAGCACTGATGTACCCTCTAGAGTAGAAAGACTTCAGTAGCTGCGCTGAAAACCCGAGTCACAAACACCAAAACTGGCTCACTGAAAAAAGTTTTCATTATGATCCAGATTGCCCAGTTCCTTAAGGATAAGGAGGCAGTTAAAAAGTTCACCAAGATCACTTAGTCTAGAGAATATCTGAGGTGCACCCAACTCTGAGCCACCTTTCGCCTCAGGGCAGGCTGAATCTCAGTAAAGGGAAAGACTCCCAGGGCTGAAGAGTGTCGGGAGGTAGGGGGCAGGGGAAGTGCCAGTAAGAAGGCTCTGTGAATCAGCGCTTGTTAGGATGAGCACTGGGCAAGGGGCATGGTCTCGGGGCCTCACAGTTAGGATTTTGCTTAGTCGGAGGGCTTCTCTGGAATGTGGGTTTTCCACCTTGTCAAGTAAGGAGAAACCTCTATGGCTGGGAAGGGAACTCCAAAGAAAGCTGGCTGGTCAACAtctagagaaggaggaagaaggggaggaagagaatgatggcttttatttttctcccttatttccAACACACCAGTATTTTCCAAAACACAAATGTGCTACCACAAAACACAGCTGAGCTCCAGCACCCAACAGAATGTATAATTAATGATCAGGAGAGAGCTTCAGTTCACCCCGGTCTTTCACTCATAGTcccttgctttccttttcttcccataGCAACTAAGGAGGCTGGTACAAGTTGCTGTACCCCGTAGAAGTTTGAGGGGTCCTCTGGATTAACTTTACTAGAAAAGGCATGAACACTCGGAGGTGCACTGTTGCCCTCTTCCCCTTGACCACCCCTCCCTCTGAAAACGTTGGCGCTGGGAAGTCCCCTGGGATGGGAATTATTCAACCAGAAAGCAGCTTGGCCACtcttttttccagttctttctttttcattctgcagttttcaatgaaaaactgcccccatccctcaccttcagccagtgggggggggggggggggccgcaGGACATCTCTAGGGAGACAGGGACAGACCAGGCAGTCAGCCTAGCAACTATACATGAAGTGTAGTGAGCCTTGGTGCTGGTGGGCGTCTCTGTGCCAGGAATAGCTTAAGCCCACATCCAGCCACCTCAAAAGCGTCAGGGAGGAGGCTCTGCGTGAAACCGCGGTCTCTGCCAGCTTTCGGGCGGATCTCCCGCTCCAGCTCAGCGTTGCTGGTGGCATTTCCGGGGACCTAAAGGGGATGCCCAGGAGCGAGAATACACAGAACGAAAAACTTGGGGTGGGAGAATATTCCACGAAAAAATCtaagggatggaggaggaggtgaCATCAGGTTTGTGACCTGGCTACATTCCTAAACTGGCAGCCTCCATGGGTTGCCTCCAAAACTGGGCTGGATCTCCCCAACTTTCTCTAGCCCCTCCAAGATCCCTCACTTCCTCTGGCCATGTTCCTCTCCCGGGATTCCTTAGTCCAAAAGACTTTCTCCCTTGCCCAAAGGATTTTCTCTTCCGACTCCACAAACTCATCTCACCAACAGGTTTCTAAAGCGCGGGCTGTGTGCTCCCCCTTGCCCACCTCAAGGAGCCGAGCCGCGGCAGGTGAGCCGTGCGGAACACGCACCTAGCGGCCCCGAGCTTCCTCCCTGCCCGTGGGGTTGACTCTCCCTACCCCGCACCAAGGCACTCAAGCAGCGCGCGCCCCCgaccccggccccggccccggcccagCCGCAAACAACCCTACAATAAACAAGGGGACAGGATTGGGGGTCCGCGTCCCGGAGCGCACCGGTTGGGGGCAACTCCTCACCCTCGGCGCGCCACCCGCTGCCCCAATCCAGGGCGCAGGGAACGCGGAGGGAAGGGAAGGCGGCGAGAGAAAAGCaggcagggatggagggaggcaCGGCGCCGTGTGGAGCTAGGAGATAGGCTGCAGGGAACACCGAGAAGCCGCGGGGCTGGCGCAGGGGGCGGACGCCCGGGCCGCGCGGTTACCTTCGTCTTGCCCCCGCAGTGGCAGCAAACGGTCCACAGGTACTTGAGCGTCCGCCAGAGCAAGATAATGAAGAGGCCCCCGAAGAAAGTCACCATGGAGGAGGCCAGGAAAGCCCACCACATGCGTTGGCCCCGGCTGTCGCACGGCACCTCCATGGTCACCGGGATGATGAGCGCATCCATCTTGGGCTCGTGGACCGAAGacgaggaggaagaagaagaggaggaagaggaggaggaggacgcgTCTAGGCTGAGATGGTTGGCGTGGATATTGCTACTCATTCTAAgactgctgctgccgccgccgccgccgccgccgctgctgctgccgccgccgccgccgccaccattTGCCATAGCTAGCAACGGGCAGCCGGCGCAGGGGCTCGGGGGAGCTCCTCCCGCGGCCAGCGCCACCCCGAACACCCATCAACAGCCATATTGCTGCTActgctgccgccgctgccgccgcggagcgcggggaggggggcagggaggcagggaggcgcCTGGGCTCGGGGTG from Equus asinus isolate D_3611 breed Donkey chromosome 2, EquAss-T2T_v2, whole genome shotgun sequence includes these protein-coding regions:
- the KCNMA1 gene encoding calcium-activated potassium channel subunit alpha-1 isoform X22 — its product is MANGGGGGGGSSSGGGGGGGSSSLRMSSNIHANHLSLDASSSSSSSSSSSSSSSVHEPKMDALIIPVTMEVPCDSRGQRMWWAFLASSMVTFFGGLFIILLWRTLKYLWTVCCHCGGKTKLQDLLS
- the KCNMA1 gene encoding calcium-activated potassium channel subunit alpha-1 isoform X21; amino-acid sequence: MANGGGGGGGSSSGGGGGGGSSSLRMSSNIHANHLSLDASSSSSSSSSSSSSSSVHEPKMDALIIPVTMEVPCDSRGQRMWWAFLASSMVTFFGGLFIILLWRTLKYLWTVCCHCGGKTKGKRSLVLKQAGLDCSARTSFPEWAAGVSQLTVAVVV